TGACTGGTTGTATGAGCAACTGGCGCTGCAGGCCGATGCGGTGTGCGGTACGGTGACTCCTGATGACTGGCATGAGGATTATCCTGCCGACGCCCGGGCCGAATACCATCGCCGCTACCAGCAGCGCGACGGGCATCGGCACATCCACGGCGCCAACCTGGGCTTCAGTGCCCAGGCCTATCGGGGCGCAGGCGGCTTTCCCGCGTTGAGCTGTCATGAGGACGTGCATCTGGTTCGCCAGTTGGAGCTTACCGGCGCGCGCATTGCCTGGAGCTGCCGCCCCAGGGTGATCACCAGCGCCCGCCTCGACCCCCGCGCGCAAGGCGGTTTCGGCGACTACCTGCGCTCGCTGCCGGCCTGAACGGCCGCCGATGACGCGACGAAAGGCCTGTAGGAGCGGCTTCAGCCGCGAAATCGCGAGGAAATTCACTGCATCTGCTGTGAACATGCGCTCAATTCGCGGCTGAAGCC
The Pseudomonas sp. DTU_2021_1001937_2_SI_NGA_ILE_001 DNA segment above includes these coding regions:
- a CDS encoding glycosyltransferase encodes the protein MIGVLIPVHNEERHLNLCLASVQLAAVHPGLLGEPVQILVILDSCTDASAMIARNRGVMTLEVNARNVGQARRAGALALLDQGARWLACTDGDSRVADDWLYEQLALQADAVCGTVTPDDWHEDYPADARAEYHRRYQQRDGHRHIHGANLGFSAQAYRGAGGFPALSCHEDVHLVRQLELTGARIAWSCRPRVITSARLDPRAQGGFGDYLRSLPA